ACTTCCCGCCAGCCCCCTCACTCCCCGGCGCGTGCGAACGAACAAGGAGAGAACCGATGAAGCGCCTCGTCCATGCCCTCTGGGCCCTTCCCCTCGCCGCCCAGGCAGCCTCGGCCGATGTGATCGCATCGGACCCCGACAGCGTGCTGAAGGTGCTTCGCGACCAGGGACTCGCGGCCACGATGGAGACCGACGACCTGGGAGATCCCAAGATCGTCAGCCATCTGACCGGCGATTCGAACACCGAATTCGTCGTGCTGTTCTATGGCTGCACCGACAATGTCGACTGCAGTTCGATCCAGTTCTATGTCGCCTATGACATGAAGGATCCGGTGACCGCGCTGAAGATGAACCAGTGGAACCGGGAATGGCTGTTCACCAAGGCCACGCTTGACGACGAGGGCGATCCGGGGCTGGAAATGGACGTGATCCTGGCCGATCCCGGCATCGACAGGAAGCTGTTCAAGACCACGGTCGATATCTGGCAGCAATCGATCGACGCGTTCGAGGACTATATCGACTGGTAAGGCCCCGGGACGCGGTCAGAGCCGGTCCAGAAGCGCCCGCGTCGGCCAGGAATCGGCGGGAAAACCAAGCCGGATCTGTTCTTTCTGAACGGCTTCGCGGGTCTTCTCGCCGAGAATGCCGTCGATGCCGCCGACATCATGGCCGCGTCCCACCAGTTTCCGCTGCAGCGCCTTCATCTCGGCCCCCGCAAGCCCCGGATCGGGCGCGCGCGGATCGAAGATCGGGGCGCCCTCGAAGCGGGTCGCCAGATAGGCGGCGGTGGTGACGTAGACGAGGCTCTGGTTCCACTCGAAAAAGACCCGGAAATTCGGGTAGGCGAGGAAGGCCGGACCGTTCCGGCCCATCGGCAGCAAGACCGAGGCCCGCAGGTTGCCGGGGCCCAGATTGTCGCTGCGCGGCCGCACCCCCAGCCGCGCCCAGTCCGAGACGCGCTTGCCATGGTCGAGCCCGGTCTCGGCCCAGTCGAGATTGCCGGGAATGACGATTTCCTGCAGCCAGGGCTCGTTCGCGCGCCAGCCAAGCCCCTTCAGCATCCGCCCCGCCGACATCAGCGCATCGGGCGCCGAGGCCTTCAGCCGGACATGCCCGTCGCCATCGCCATCGACGCCGTTTTCCAGGATGTCGGCGGGCAGCATCTGGACCTGCCCGATCTCGCCCGCCCAGGCGCCGGTGGTTCTGGCCGGGTCGAAATCGCCGCGTTCGTAAAGGGTCAGGGCCGAGAAGATCTGCGGCCGGAACAGCTCGGGCCTGCGGCAGTCATGGGCCAGCGTCACCAGCGCGTCCCGCGTGTTGAAGTCCCCCTGCACCGCGCCGAAATCGGTCTCCAACGCCCAGAAGGCCAGCAACACGCCGCGCGAGACGCCGTATCTGCGCTCGATTTCATCGAACACGGCGCTGTAACGGCCGGCATTGCGCTGGCCGTTATCGAGCCGCGAGCGGCTGATCAGGCGGCGCGCGAAATCGATGAAATCCCGCTGGAACACCCCTTGCGCCCGGTCCGCCCGGATCACCGCCGGATCCTGCCGCACGCCCGCGAAGAAATTCCGCACCGCCCCTGCGTCATGGCCCCGACGCACCGCCTCGTCGCGCAGCCCGGCGACGAAACCGCCGAAATTCCCGCCGCAGGCCGCCAGGGCCCTGTCGGACACCCCGGAGGCGAGGGCCAGCGACAGCAGACAAAGGGCGGACAGGGACGGTGAGAGGCGCATGAAGGGCTCCGGACCATTTCAGACAAAACCGATTTGAGGCCGCCACCTTACCAAGCCCCGACCGGCAGGCAAGCTGGCTCAGGCGGCTTTCAGCCGGTCGCGCCCATGCGGCCCGGTCCAGTCGATCCGCGGGTTGATCGGGATGATCCGGTTCGGATTGATGGTGTCGTGGCTGTAATGGTAATGCCGCACGATATGGTCGAAATGCACGGTTTCGGCCACGCCCGGCCATTGATAGAGCTCGCGCGCATAGCCCCAGAGATTGGGCATGTCGATCAGCCGGTTGCGGTTGCACTTGAAGTGCAGGTGATAGACCGGATCGAAACGCAAAAGCGTGGTGAAGAGGCGCCAGTCGGCCTCGGTGACGCGTTCGCCCATCAGATAGCGCCGCGTCGAAAGCCGCTCTTCCAGCCAGTCGAGACTGTCGAACAGCGCCCGGACCGCCTCGTCATAGGCGTCCTGCGAGGTGGCGAACCCGGCCTTGTAGACGCCATTGTTGACGGTGTCGTAGACCCGCGCATTCACCGCCTCGATGCCCTCGCGCAGCTCTTCGGGCCAGTAATCGTCGCGATTGCCGGTGATCCCGTCAAAGGCCGAATTGAACATCCGGATGATCTCGGAGGATTCGTTCGACACGATGGTCTCGCGCTGCCTGTCCCACAGGACCGGCACCGTGACCCGGCCCGACACATCGGGCTTTGCCTTGATGTAGATGTCCCTCAGGAAGGGCAGGCCGTAAAGGCTGTCTCCGGTCGCGCCGGGAAAGTCGGTGGCAAAGCTCCAGCCGTCCTCCAGCATGTCGGGATGCACCACCGAGACGCCGATATGCGGCGCAAGTCCCTTGATGGCGCGGAAGATCAGCGCCCGGTGCGCCCAGGGGCAGGCATAGGAGACGTAAAGGTGATAGCGTCCGCTTTCGGCCTTGAACCCGCCCTCGCCCTCGGGGCCGGGCGCGCCATCCGCCGTGATCCAGTTGCGGAACCCCGCGGTCGAGCGGACGAAGCGGCCGCCATGGCTTTCGGTGTCGTACCAGCCGCTGTCCCAGCGACCATCGATCAGTTGTCCCATGATCTCCTCCATTTCTTTGACGGAAGAGATAGCGGAATGCGCGGCCCGGGCATCGCCTCTCTCCGCGCATCCCCCCTGCGTCACCGCACCGCTATTGCAGGTCGGCGAAGGCCTTCTGCAGCCGCTCGACCGCCTCGGAGATCCGTGCCCGCGGGGTGGCGATGTTGAAACGCAGGAAGCTTTCGCCGCCGGTACCGAAGCTGGCGCCGTGGTTGACCGCGATCTTCGCCTCCTTCTCGACCCGGCGGGTGAACTCGTCGGCGGCCATGCCGGTGCCCGAGAAATCGACCCAGGACAGGTAGGTTGCCTCGAGCGGCATCGAGCTTACCCCCGGGATCGCCGCGATCCCCTCGTCCAGCAGCTTGCGGTTGCCGTCGAGATAGCCCATCAGCGCGTCGATCCATTCGGCGCCCTCGGGCGAATAGGCGGCGGTCGCCATGATCATGCCGAAGGAATTGGCCGACATGCCCATGGCCGCGAAACGCGCCGCGAATTTCGTCCGGAGCGCCGGATCGTGGATGATGACATTGCCGTTATGGACGCCCGCGATGTTGAAGCTTTTCGTGGTGGCCGACAGGATCACCAGCCGGTCGCGGATACGGTCATCGACCAGATCCATGACGGTATGGCGCTGGCCCGGATAGACCAGATCGTGATGGATCTCGTCCGAGATCAGCACCAGATCGTGGCGCCGGGCGAAATCGGCGACGGCCTGCAGCTCTTCGCGGCTCCAGACCCGGCCGCCGGGATTATGCGGCGAGCAGAGGATCACGACCTTCTCGCGACCGGTCATCTGCGCATCATAGGCCGCGAAATCCATCTCGTAGCGGCCGTCGCGCTTGGCCAGCGGGCATTCCACCACCTCGCGGCCCGCGGCACGGATCACCCGGGCGAAGGCGTGATAGACCGGCGTGAACAGCACCACCCCGTCGCCCGGCGCGGTGAAGGCCTCGATGCAGAGCGCGGTTGCGTTCACAAGACCGTGCGTGGTGAAGATCGCGGCCGGGTCCACATCCCAGCCATGCCGGGACTTCATCCACCAGCCGATCGCCGCCTTGTAGGCGGCATCGTCGCCGAAATAGCCGTAGATGCCGTGATCGACCATCGATTGCAGCGCCTGCGAGACGCAGGCCGGCGGGCGGAAATCCATGTCCGCCACCCACATCGCCAGCCCTTCTTCGGGAGAGACGCCGTAGATCGGCTCCATCATGTCCCATTTCGAGGAATGGGTGCCGCGGCGGTCGATGATCTCGTCGAAATTCATGGGGCCTCTCCTGTCATGCGCGCGCCAAGCTAGCGTCTTGGCCGCCGGGTGCAAGACACGCCGCATTGCGCGGGCCCCCGGCTTCGCCTAAATCCATCGATCATGAGCATTCGACCGATCCTGATCCATCCCGACCCGCGCCTGAAAACGGTGGCTGATGCCGTGCCCGACATCTCGGACGCGCTGCAGAAGCTCGCCGAGGACATGCTGGAAACCATGTATGACGCGCCGGGCATCGGGCTCGCGGCGCCGCAGATCGGCGTGCTCTCGCGGCTGATCGTGATGGATTGCGCCAAGGACGAGGGCGCCCGGCCCCAGCCCTATGCGATGTTCAACCCCGAGGTGGTCTGGGCCTCGGATGACAAGAACATCCACGAGGAAGGCTGCCTGTCGATCCCCGAGACCTATGCCGAGGTCACCCGCCCCGCCGAGGTGATCGTGCGCTGGACCGACCCCTCGGGCGATCCCAAGGAAGACCGGTTCTCCGGGCTCTGGGCGACCTGCGTCCAGCACGAGATCGACCATCTCGACGGCAAGCTCTTCATCGACTACCTCAAGCCGCTGAAACGCCAGCTCATCACCCGCAAGATGGTCAAGCTGAAACGCGGACGGAGCCGATCGTGAGCGTGCTGCCGATCCTGCGCTGGCCCGATCCGCGCCTGGCCACCGCCTGCGCGCCGATAGGCCAGGTGACGCCAGAGATCGCGCGGCTGGCACAGGAAATGCTCGACACCATGTACGAGGCGCCGGGGCGCGGGCTGGCCGCGCCGCAGGTCGGCGTGCTGAAACGGCTGTTCGTGATGGATGTGAACGGCGCCGCCGGGCCGCGCAATCCGCGGATCTTCATCGACCCGGTGATCGAGGAGCGCGCCTCCGAAACCATGGTCGGCCCCGAGGGCTGCCTGTCGCTTCCCGGCATTGTCGCCGAAGTCCAGCGCGCGATCGAGATCACGCTGCGCTGGACCGATCTCGACGGCACCCGCCGGCGCGAGGTGCTGTCGGGCATCTCGGCGGTCTGCGCCCAGCACGAGATCGACCATCTCGACGGCATCGTCACCCTGAACCGGGTCGATGCCGGCCAGCGCAGCGAACTGGAAGCGGCCTACGGCGCATGATCCGGCCGATCCTGCCCTGGCCCGACCCGCGCCTCGCCACCCCGGCCGCGCCGGTCGAGGCCGTCACCGACGAGATCCGCGCGATCTGGGCCGACATGGTCGACACCATGGAGGCGATGCCCGGCCATGGCGTGGGCCTGGCCGCCAACCAGATCGGCGTGCTGCTGCGCCTGGCCGTGCTCGACTGCAACGAGACCCGCGGCGCGGCCGTAAGGCTGGCCAATCCCGAGATCGTGGCGGTCTCGGACGATCTGTCGGCCCATGACGAGGCCAGCCCCTGCCTGCCCGGGGTCGATGCCACCATCACCCGCCCCGCCCGGGTCACGCTGCGCTTCCTGAACGAGCAGGGCCAGCCCGAGACGCGCGAATTTTCCGGTCTCTGGGCGACCTCGGCCCAGCATCAGCTCGACCATCTTGCGGGCCGGATGTATTTCGACAATCTTTCAAAGCTGAAACGCGACCGCCTTCTGAAGAAGGCCCGGAAACTGGGGGCAGGCCGATGCGGGTGATCTTCATGGGAACCCCCGATTTCTCGGTGCCGGTGCTCGACGCGCTGGTCGCGGCAGGCCACGAGATCGCCTGCGTCTACACCCAGCCGCCGCGCCCCGCGGGCCGCGGCAGGAAGGACCGCCCGAGCCCGGTCCAGGCCCGCGCCGAAGAGCTGGGGCTGATGGTCCGCCACCCGAAATCGCTGCGCGCCGCGCCGGAACAGACGGCCTTCGCCGCGCTCGACCCCGATGTCGCCGTCGTGGTGGCCTACGGGCTGATCCTGCCGCGCGAGGTGCTCGAGGCGCCCTGCCGGGGCTGTCTCAACATCCATGCCTCGCTCTTGCCGCGCTGGCGCGGGGCGGCGCCCATTCACCGCGCGATCATGGCCGGCGATACCCAGACAGGCGTCTGCATCATGGAGATGGAGGAAGGGCTCGATACCGGGCCGGTGCTGATGCGCGAGACCACGGCCATCGGCCCCGAAGACACCACCGGCGCGCTCCATGACCGGCTGTCGACGATGGGCGCGCGGCTGGTCGTCGAGGCGCTCGAGCGGCTGCGCGATCTGCCCCGCGAACCGCAGCCCGCCGAGGGCGTGACCTATGCCGCCAAGATCGACAAGGCCGAGGCAAAGGTCGACTGGACCCGCCCCGCCCCTGAGGTCGCGCGCCATATCAACGGCCTCTCGCCCTTCCCCGGTGCCTGGTGCGATGTGGCGGGGGAAAGGCTGAAACTCCTGCGCGCCCGCGCAGTAGAGGCCCGCATGGTGGAGGACAGCGCCGCCCCCGGCACGGTTCTCGACGGGCTGACCATTGCCTGCGGCGAGGGCGCGGTCGAGATCCTAGAGGCCCAGCGCCAGGGCAAGCGCCCGATGAGCGCCGCCGAGATCCTGCGCGGCTTTCCCCTGCCCGAACGGCTGGACTGACCCCAACCCCGAAAGCCTTCCCGGCTCTGCCGGTGATGTTGTCCGACAATCGGCCCATGCCCCGGGGCGCAGGCCCCCGAACAAAACGCGAACAAGGCGCGGGGAAGGCGCCTCGTTCCGCATCCTGACGGCAGGATGGCCTCGCCCTGCCTCTGTCGGGCACCGCCTCCAACAACGTTCATGAATTCGCATCAAGAGCTTGACCATCACCGGGCCGCGTTCCCGATCATGCAGAGCCTGCCTTGGCAAGACGACACGACCGGCGCAGCCTTCAGGGCCTCGCCCCACAGGTGACAGCGCGACCGGGGGCGGTCTGCTGCGACTGGCGGACATCTCCCGGCCCGTGCCAGCCGCGTCAGAGCACCCGCGCACCGCCTTTGGAGATCGCGCCCCCAAGCTCCCGAGGCAGCGAAGCATCGGTGACCAACGTCAGGCCCGGCCGGAACGACGTCACAAGATCGCAATCGGTGCGACCGATCTTGCTTTGATCGGTCATCACCACCAACTCGTCGCTCTGGGCCATCATCGCGCGCTTGACGGCGGCAAAGCCCGGCACCGCCTCGGTGACGCCGTTGCAACTGACCGCCGAGGCCCCGATGAAGGCGCGCCCGACATGGAAGCGGCGCAGGAAGTCGACCGTGTCCGGGCCGATCACCGCCGCCTCGCGGGGCAGGAAATCGCCGGGGCACAGCCGCACGGTGGCGGCGTCGCTGCGGCCGAGAATCATCGCCACATTCAGGCTGTTTGTCAGCACCGTGACCGGCGTGCCGCCAAGCGACAGCCGCCGCGCCAGCTCCTGGGTCGTGGACCCGGCATCGAGCATGATGGTTGCTCCGGGCGGCACCAGCGTCGCGGCCTGCAGGGCGATCTCGGCGCGCTCCTGCTGGCGGTCGCGGCTGCGCGCGTCCACATCCGGGCGCTGCCCCGGCCCGACCGGAATGACGCCGCCGAAGGCTTTCGTGACCTGTCCCGTCGCCTGCAGCTCGGCCACGTCGCGCCGGATGGTCTCGGTCGCGACATGGAAATCCCGGGCCAGATCGCTGATCCGAAGATGCGATCTCAGCTTCAGTTCCATGAGAATTCTCTCATGTCGCTCCGCCTTGCGCAGACGGTGGCTCGGGGGAGGCATCGGCAGTCCTCTTGCAAGAAACGACATCCCGATCCTGCAACAAAAATATTGCAGTTACCACAAATTGATGCTGATCATGTGGCAGGTGCCACATTCCTCCGGAGGAGCGGAGGGATGATGCATATGGAGGAAAGCATGTTCGACACCACGTTCCGCGGCCTCGCCGCGGCATCCGCCATCGCCATGATCGCCGGAACGGCCCAGGCCCAGGACTGCCCGCATGGCGATCTCGATCCGATGTATTGCGACCGGGACGGCGACCTGGTCGCCGACGCGCCCGCCGAGGGGCTGCAGGATCCCGGCACGCTGGTCTTTGCCTATACGCCCGTCGAGGACCCGGCGATCTATGCCGATATCTGGGAGCCCTTCATCGAGCATCTCGAGGAGGCCACCGGCAAGGATGTCAGGTTCTTCGCCGTGCAGTCGAATTCGGCCGAGGTCGAGGCGATGCGCTCGGGGCGGCTGCATATCGCGGGCTTCTCGACCGGCCCCACGCCCTTTGCCGTCAACCTCGCGGGCGCCGTGCCCTTCGCGATCATGGGCTCGGACGAGGGCGAGTTCGGCTACGAGCTGCAGGTCTATACCCGCAAGGACAGCGGCATCGACAGCATGGAGGACCTTGCCGGCAAGCGCGTCGCGCATACCTCGCCGACCTCGAATTCGGGCAACCTGGCGCCCCGCGCGCTGTTTCCCAATCTCGGGGTGACGCCGGGCGAGGATTACGAGGTGGTCTATTCCGGCTCGCATGACCAGTCGATGCTGGGCGTCGTCGCCGGAGATTACGATGCCGCCCCGGTCGCCTCGGAAGTGGTCGACCGCATGGCCGAACGCGGGCTCTACGATCCAGAAGAGGTCAGGATCGTCTGGGAATCGAAACCCTTCCCGACCACATCCTTCACCTATGCCCATGATCTCGACCCGGCGCTGGTCGAGAAGATCCGGCAGGCCTTCTTCGATTTCGACTTCTCGGGGACCGCGCTGGGCGAGGAATTCTCGGGGGTCTCGAAATTCGTGCCGGTGACCTACCAGGAGGACTGGGCGGTGATCCGCGAGATCCAGGCCGCGAACGGGGTCCAATACACCCCCGAGGGCCTTGCCGCCGAATGAGGGCATCGCCCTCCGGGCGGGCCCGGGCGGCCCGCCTGCCATTTCCCGAACCCGGCCGTCCCGACGGAGCGCATGCATGCTGAAGATCACCGATCTCGTCAAACGATACGGCACCGGCGACCCGGTGCTGAAGGACCTCAACCTGACCATCGAGGGCGAGACCGTCGTCTCGGTGATCGGGTCCTCCGGCGCGGGCAAGAGCACGCTTCTGCGCTGTATCAACAAGCTGGTCGCACCGACCTCGGGCAGCATCGTGCTGAACGGCACCGAGCTGACCGGGCTGACCGGCCGCCAGCTGCGCGAGGCGCGGCGCAAGATCGGCATGGTGTTCCAGGGCTTCAACCTCGTCGACCGGCTGACGGTGATGGAGAATGTGCAGTCGGGGCGCCTGGGCTATCTCTCGACCTGGGCGGCGCTGACCCGGCGCTACCCGCGCGAGGAAATCCGCCATGCCTATGAACTGATGGAACGGGTCGGCATCGCCCATTACGCCGACAAGCGCGCCGACGAGCTGTCGGGCGGCGAGCGCCAGCGCGTCGGCGTCGTGCGCGCGCTGATGCAGCGCCCCGAGATCCTGCTGGCCGACGAGCCGACCGCCTCGCTCGACCCCAAGACCTCGGAACAGATCATGCAGCTGCTGCGCGACCTTGCGGGCGAACTGAAACTGCCGGTGCTGATCAATATCCACAATGTCAACGAGGCCAGGCTCTATACCGACCGGATCGTCGGCATGCGCTATGGCCGCATCATCTTCGACAGCGTGCCGGGCGACCTGACCGACGCGGCGATGGACGAGATCTATTCCGGCATCCCGTCACAGGACCGGGCGCAGGACCGGGCCGCGGATGCCGCCGCGGCCCCGAGGCTTGCCACATGAGCGCGCCCGCCGGTCCCGCCGCCCTGCCCGACCGCTGGTCGAAGCCCAGGATGATCCGCAACCCGGTGCTGCGATGGGCGCTGTGGCTGGTGGTCGCCGCCTATATCGTCGGCACCATCGCCACGCTGCCGATCGACTGGACCCGCGTCTCCGAGGGCTTCAGCCGCGCCGCACGGATCTTCGGCGGCTCGATACCGCCCAATTTCGAGCGCAGCGGGCTGCTGGTCGACGGCTTTCTCGAAAGCCTCAAGATCGCGGTCCTGGCCTCCTTCGGCGGGGTCCTGATCTCGGTTCCCGCCGCCTTCATGGCCGCGCGCAACATCGCCCCGCTGCCGGTCTTCTATCTCGGCCGCGCGCTGATCATCGTGGCGCGCAGCTTTCATCCGGTGATCGTGGCCATCCTCTTCGTCAAGGCGGTGGGCTTCGGGCCGCTGGCGGGCGTGCTGACGCTGATCGTCTATTCCATCGGCTTCGTCGCCAAGATGCTGGCCGAACGGATCGAGGAGATCGACTTCGGCCAGGTCGAGGCGCTGCGCGCCACCGGGGCGCCCTATCTGTCGGTGCTGTTCTACGCCATCTTCCCGCAGATCCTGCCGCGGCTGATCGGGCTGTCGATCTACCAGCTCGACAGCAACCTGCGCGCCTCGGCCATGATCGGCATCGTCGGCGCGGGCGGCATCGGCGCGACGCTGGCCAATGCCTTCGGACGCTACGACTACGATTTCGCCCTCGCCATCACCATCGTCATCGTCGGCGCGATCCTCGTCAGCGAGGCGATCAGCGGACAGATCAGGAAGCGGATATGACCGAGCAGGACCTGACGACCCGGCCCGCGCCGCTGCGCGAGGCCTTCCCGGAGGACTGGCACCGCTACACGCCGCGCCAGCAGATGGCACGCTATCTCGGCCTGCTCTTCGCCGCGCTGGTGATCGGCTGGTCCATCACCTCGATCGACGTGATCTGGGAATGGGTCTGGGATGCGCCGGTGCAGATGGCCGATCTCTTCGGCCGCATGGTGCCGCCCGATACCACCAATCTCGGCACCATTCTGCTTGTGCTGTGGGAGACGGTGAACATCGCCACCATCGCCACGCTGTTTGCGGTGCTGATTTCGCTGCCGGTGGCCTGGCTTGCGGCGCAGAACACCACGCCGAACCGCGCCACGCTGTGGCTCGGCCGGATCATCCTGGTGTCGTCGCGCTCGATCAACACCATCATCTGGGCGCTGCTCTTCGTCGCGATCTTCGGCCCGGGCATCGTGGCGGGCATCGCCGCGATCATGCTGCGGTCGGTCGGCTTCGTCGGCAAGCTTCTGGGCGAGGCGATCGAAGAGATCGACCCCCGTCCGGTCGAGGCGCTGCAGGCCACCGGCGCCTCGCGCACCAAGGTGATCCTCTATGCCATCGTGCCCCAGGTCATGCCCACCTTCTGGGCGGTGGCGATCCTGCGCTGGGACATCAACCTGCGCGAATCCACCGTGCTGGGCCTGGTCGGCGCGGGCGGCATCGGCCTCATCCTGCAATCGGCCATCGACACCTTCAAATGGCAGGAGGCGGCGACGGTGCTGCTGTGCATCCTCGGGCTGGTCCTCCTGGGCGAGATCGTCTCGGCCTGGCTGCGGCGGCGCATCCTGTGAGGCTGGGCGCGGAGGTCCTGCTGCCCGACGCAGCTGAGGCGGGCAGTCGCGATGCGGCCTGGGCCTTCGCCGCCTATCAGGCGATCCGGCCGCGGCTGCCCGACGCGCAGGCAGGCGGGGCCGCACGAGAGGTCGCCTCGCTCTCGGAGGCGGCCGAGGATGTCGACCTGGTCCTGCTCGATGCCTATGGCGTTCTGAATGTGGGCGAGACCCCGATCCCCGGCGCCGCCGCCCGGATCTCGGCGCTCCGCGCCGCGGGCAAACGCGTCGCGGTGGTCTCGAATTCGGCCGGCTATCCCAAGCGCCACATGATGGCCCGCTGGCAGCGGCTCGGCTTCGATTTCTCGGTCGCCGAAGTCACCTCCAGCCGCGAGGCGATGCTGGAGACCCTCGCGGGCGACACGCGACACTGGGGCATCATGCTGGACGACGCGCACGGCAGCGAGGATCTCGGAGATCTCAGGGTCAGCTTTCTCGGCGACGATCCCGGGACCTATGCCCGGGTCGACGGCTTCCTGCTGATCGGTGCCTCGGGCTGGAACGAGGCGCGCCAGAGCCTTCTGGCACAAGCCCTTGCCGCCCGGCCGCGGCCGGTCTTCTGCGGCAATCCCGATCTGGTGGCCCCGCGCGAGGCCGGGCTGTCGCTGGAACCGGGCTACTGGGCGCACCGGCTGGCCGATGCCACGGGACAGGCGCCGGCCTTCTGCGGCAAGCCCTTCCCGTCGGTCTTCGACCTGGCCCGCCTGCGCGCCGGAGCGGGCATTCCGCCAAACCGGGTGCTGATGGTGGGGGACACGCTGCATACCGATATCCTCGGCGCCCAGGCGCTTGGCTATCGCAGCGCTCTGGTGACGGGTCATGGCGCGCTGAAATCCCTGTCATGCCAGTCCTGCTGTCGCGAGGCGGGCATCCATCCGGATTTCGTGATGACGTCGATCTGAGACCACGACGGCGCGCGGTATCCGGCAACCGCCCCGACCCGTCGGATGTTCGCGGCGTCTTCGCGGTCATGACGGGCTTTCGGGAAAGGGCAATGACGATGCGCCGGATGGCCCAATGCGGCCTTCCGGTCTTCGCGACGCATCCGGCAACGGTCCTGAGAGCCGATTGCGTGGCGCGGAGACCGGAGGTGGCGCGATCTTCATCTGTCGCAGCGCCCGGCGGCACTGGCGGCCATTGCGCGGTCTTTCGCAAGCCACCAACCGGCGCAAGGGCGTCGGGCTGCGGCCGGAACGGCGGGCCGGGTCCGGGGCAGCACAGCTTTCAGGAAACGGACCCGCGACGAAAATTCGGCGCCAAAATCCGGGGCCGTGAAAACGATGGAAAGCCTGCCTCGGGGAAGGCAAACCGCACGGGAAAGTCGTGAAAAGACGACAGCCGCCGTCGGATCAGGATCGTCTTAGGCGGCCTCAAGGACCGGAGCCTGGGCGCGGCAGGATGCGACCGGCATCATGACAGCCTCGGTTCGAAAACGCCGGCGTTTTCCGGCGCAGCGCCCCGAAACGCGCGCTCTGCCGAACCGCTCTGGCAAAACCCCTGCGCGCGCCCCATATTCGGGCCATGGGCATTGTCTTTCTTCTCATCGTCGGGGCTGCGGCCGGTTTCCTTGCCACCCGGATCATGCGGGTCGAGGCCGATATCCTGACGACCGTCGCGCTCGGCGTGTTCGGCGCATTGATCGGCGGGCTGCTGATCCGCATCCTGCTGACCATCACCGGCGCGCTGGCCGGTCTTGTCGGCGCGGTGCTGGGCGCGATGGCCCTGATCTGGGCCTACCAGACCTATATCGGCCGGCGCTGAGGCTCAGAGGCTCGCTTCGACCCGGAACCCCTCGGGGATGTCGTCCCGGCCCTCCAGCACCAGAGCGGCCATCAGCTCGCCCAC
The genomic region above belongs to Rhodovulum sulfidophilum DSM 1374 and contains:
- a CDS encoding GlsB/YeaQ/YmgE family stress response membrane protein gives rise to the protein MGIVFLLIVGAAAGFLATRIMRVEADILTTVALGVFGALIGGLLIRILLTITGALAGLVGAVLGAMALIWAYQTYIGRR
- the phnC gene encoding phosphonate ABC transporter ATP-binding protein gives rise to the protein MLKITDLVKRYGTGDPVLKDLNLTIEGETVVSVIGSSGAGKSTLLRCINKLVAPTSGSIVLNGTELTGLTGRQLREARRKIGMVFQGFNLVDRLTVMENVQSGRLGYLSTWAALTRRYPREEIRHAYELMERVGIAHYADKRADELSGGERQRVGVVRALMQRPEILLADEPTASLDPKTSEQIMQLLRDLAGELKLPVLINIHNVNEARLYTDRIVGMRYGRIIFDSVPGDLTDAAMDEIYSGIPSQDRAQDRAADAAAAPRLAT
- the phnD gene encoding phosphate/phosphite/phosphonate ABC transporter substrate-binding protein; this encodes MFDTTFRGLAAASAIAMIAGTAQAQDCPHGDLDPMYCDRDGDLVADAPAEGLQDPGTLVFAYTPVEDPAIYADIWEPFIEHLEEATGKDVRFFAVQSNSAEVEAMRSGRLHIAGFSTGPTPFAVNLAGAVPFAIMGSDEGEFGYELQVYTRKDSGIDSMEDLAGKRVAHTSPTSNSGNLAPRALFPNLGVTPGEDYEVVYSGSHDQSMLGVVAGDYDAAPVASEVVDRMAERGLYDPEEVRIVWESKPFPTTSFTYAHDLDPALVEKIRQAFFDFDFSGTALGEEFSGVSKFVPVTYQEDWAVIREIQAANGVQYTPEGLAAE
- the phnE gene encoding phosphonate ABC transporter, permease protein PhnE, coding for MTEQDLTTRPAPLREAFPEDWHRYTPRQQMARYLGLLFAALVIGWSITSIDVIWEWVWDAPVQMADLFGRMVPPDTTNLGTILLVLWETVNIATIATLFAVLISLPVAWLAAQNTTPNRATLWLGRIILVSSRSINTIIWALLFVAIFGPGIVAGIAAIMLRSVGFVGKLLGEAIEEIDPRPVEALQATGASRTKVILYAIVPQVMPTFWAVAILRWDINLRESTVLGLVGAGGIGLILQSAIDTFKWQEAATVLLCILGLVLLGEIVSAWLRRRIL
- a CDS encoding HAD-IIA family hydrolase, which codes for MRLGAEVLLPDAAEAGSRDAAWAFAAYQAIRPRLPDAQAGGAAREVASLSEAAEDVDLVLLDAYGVLNVGETPIPGAAARISALRAAGKRVAVVSNSAGYPKRHMMARWQRLGFDFSVAEVTSSREAMLETLAGDTRHWGIMLDDAHGSEDLGDLRVSFLGDDPGTYARVDGFLLIGASGWNEARQSLLAQALAARPRPVFCGNPDLVAPREAGLSLEPGYWAHRLADATGQAPAFCGKPFPSVFDLARLRAGAGIPPNRVLMVGDTLHTDILGAQALGYRSALVTGHGALKSLSCQSCCREAGIHPDFVMTSI
- the phnE gene encoding phosphonate ABC transporter, permease protein PhnE, with amino-acid sequence MSAPAGPAALPDRWSKPRMIRNPVLRWALWLVVAAYIVGTIATLPIDWTRVSEGFSRAARIFGGSIPPNFERSGLLVDGFLESLKIAVLASFGGVLISVPAAFMAARNIAPLPVFYLGRALIIVARSFHPVIVAILFVKAVGFGPLAGVLTLIVYSIGFVAKMLAERIEEIDFGQVEALRATGAPYLSVLFYAIFPQILPRLIGLSIYQLDSNLRASAMIGIVGAGGIGATLANAFGRYDYDFALAITIVIVGAILVSEAISGQIRKRI